One genomic window of Leptospira paudalimensis includes the following:
- a CDS encoding radical SAM protein produces MAETSTLHQRPASSLSLLEEMERTYKDLPMEAIVKQDILRQGIHFFPEAFQVKDPYKSKDYFIFSFDHIPLADLKDGADTKAPEEIKISGGHFGLLKTVISTRNNPNSPYKMKLKEGKPTLFLEETEIGIAEYPPIPSWYRHKTKSGKLPGEIAPVIEWGYLLYLTVFRNCQYFGKDEECAYCDINHNYRQQKGAGRPYTGVKDVEDILEVLSWVDAEDEIAKVYTITGGSVLTNLKKKSEVDFYLQYPEAIEAKFPKRWMGKLVAQAFEKEDCQKFKDAGIQIYHPNYEVWDKALFEKICPGKASWIGYENWIRRVVDSAEVFGPENVIPNFVGGVELSEPWGFKTVKEAITSTKQGLDFFMSKGIVPRFTAWCPEPYTTLGQQAGPPLVYFCELLRAWKGTFESYGLPTPPGYGEPGPGKAVFSVSAFMDVIGYTGRN; encoded by the coding sequence ATGGCTGAAACCTCTACATTGCACCAAAGACCTGCCTCCTCCCTCTCTTTATTAGAAGAAATGGAAAGAACGTATAAAGACTTACCTATGGAAGCCATTGTCAAACAAGACATCTTAAGACAAGGGATTCATTTTTTCCCAGAGGCCTTCCAAGTCAAAGACCCTTATAAATCTAAGGATTACTTTATCTTTTCCTTCGATCATATTCCGCTAGCGGACTTAAAAGATGGAGCAGATACGAAAGCCCCAGAAGAAATCAAAATCAGTGGTGGGCATTTTGGACTTTTGAAAACCGTCATCTCCACACGAAATAACCCAAATTCCCCATACAAAATGAAATTAAAAGAGGGAAAACCAACTCTGTTTTTAGAGGAAACAGAAATTGGTATAGCAGAATACCCACCCATTCCTTCTTGGTACAGACACAAAACAAAATCGGGAAAACTTCCTGGTGAAATCGCACCCGTCATCGAATGGGGTTACCTTCTGTACTTAACAGTCTTTCGTAACTGCCAGTACTTTGGAAAAGACGAAGAATGTGCATATTGTGACATCAACCATAACTACCGCCAACAAAAAGGAGCGGGTCGTCCTTATACGGGAGTCAAGGATGTAGAAGATATTTTAGAAGTGTTATCTTGGGTAGATGCAGAAGACGAAATTGCAAAAGTATACACAATCACAGGTGGTTCCGTCCTCACCAATCTTAAGAAAAAATCAGAAGTGGATTTTTACTTACAATACCCAGAAGCCATCGAAGCAAAGTTTCCGAAACGATGGATGGGAAAACTAGTAGCACAAGCCTTTGAAAAGGAAGATTGTCAAAAATTCAAAGATGCCGGAATTCAAATTTACCACCCAAATTATGAAGTATGGGACAAGGCACTATTTGAAAAAATATGCCCTGGCAAAGCAAGTTGGATTGGGTATGAAAATTGGATCCGAAGGGTTGTGGATTCAGCAGAAGTATTTGGACCCGAAAATGTAATTCCTAACTTTGTAGGTGGAGTTGAACTTTCTGAACCCTGGGGATTCAAAACAGTAAAAGAAGCCATCACATCCACAAAACAAGGGTTAGACTTTTTTATGTCGAAAGGAATTGTGCCTAGATTTACAGCATGGTGCCCTGAACCATACACAACTCTTGGCCAACAAGCAGGCCCTCCACTTGTGTATTTTTGTGAACTGTTACGAGCATGGAAAGGAACATTTGAATCTTATGGTTTACCAACCCCTCCAGGGTATGGCGAACCTGGACCAGGAAAGGCTGTTTTTTCTGTTTCTGCTTTTATGGATGTAATAGGATATACTGGACGAAATTAG
- a CDS encoding PP2C family protein-serine/threonine phosphatase produces the protein MRKSFLGLVYASIVLCFCQCQNPDFDRNLHFRQGVLDLTEITFKEDTAINLEGEWELYFGEFHYPPFHGKKELTGYLAIPNSWQNEEYGGIELPRTGKVTLRAFIHINKQTVGQELRIYIPDIASSYRFFANGVLIGGQGKPGINQFDDTPRIKSKYYTLIPDDEVIELVFHIANYENNFGGFWGVPIIGNKYALDREKMFSNARELFLLGALSLIGLYHFGLFFYKRKEKSIFYFAIFCVLLGIRLAFTGERYVLELFPKFHWPTAFRIEFASYYFAVPTFLLFIHSLFPEESKAKHVRRAIIVSCLFSLTLFLPISVFTILLYGFQILAFVIIGYVIHINLKAVINSRPNSKLFLIGLLILAFSVSFDILKHSLNSRGIGLTPYALLCFIFIQSLILSSRIANAFVRAEELAESLKISNESLLAVTENLEQIVSERTYQLNFSLNRIKKDLLLAKKIQQKILPSDGIKFDPLKIHLYFQPQDEVGGDFYDIFELDNGTVRFFVADATGHGIQAALYTMAIKSEYEAIKRFITKTDDLMNHLNQKIQNKFSGLKIVFSGFLLDIDTKTKTVYYSSAGHPNQIFQSVGNQIILNRTGNIIGLKKDQPYTQKQFQILEGDRILLFTDGMLEQKNEAREEFGMDRIQKILSDFQNKESERVLAELVIQLFLFQGKKEQEDDQTMVLIEWEKNETNQNSN, from the coding sequence ATGCGAAAGAGTTTTCTGGGATTGGTGTATGCCTCCATAGTCTTATGTTTTTGCCAGTGCCAAAACCCAGACTTCGATCGAAATTTACACTTCCGACAAGGTGTATTAGATTTAACAGAAATCACTTTTAAAGAAGACACCGCTATCAATTTAGAAGGGGAATGGGAGTTGTACTTTGGGGAATTCCACTACCCTCCTTTTCATGGGAAAAAAGAACTCACAGGTTACCTTGCCATTCCCAACTCTTGGCAAAATGAAGAATATGGAGGAATTGAATTACCAAGAACTGGTAAAGTCACCTTACGCGCGTTTATCCATATAAACAAACAAACTGTAGGCCAAGAACTTAGAATCTATATTCCTGACATTGCCTCCTCTTATCGATTTTTTGCCAATGGAGTTCTCATCGGAGGACAAGGGAAACCAGGGATCAATCAATTTGATGATACTCCGAGGATCAAATCAAAGTATTATACTCTTATTCCTGACGATGAAGTGATCGAACTCGTGTTCCATATTGCCAATTATGAAAACAATTTTGGTGGGTTTTGGGGGGTTCCCATTATAGGAAACAAATACGCATTAGATCGTGAAAAGATGTTTTCTAATGCGAGGGAATTATTTTTACTCGGGGCCCTTTCACTCATCGGTTTGTATCATTTTGGGCTTTTCTTTTATAAACGAAAAGAAAAATCCATTTTTTACTTTGCGATCTTTTGTGTACTACTTGGAATACGCCTTGCCTTCACAGGTGAAAGGTATGTTTTGGAACTTTTCCCAAAATTCCATTGGCCTACTGCATTTCGGATTGAGTTTGCCTCTTATTATTTTGCTGTTCCAACGTTTTTATTGTTCATCCATTCTTTATTTCCAGAAGAATCAAAAGCAAAACATGTTCGTCGTGCAATCATTGTTAGTTGCCTATTTTCACTTACATTGTTTTTGCCAATTTCAGTGTTTACCATTTTACTCTATGGTTTTCAAATACTTGCGTTTGTAATCATCGGGTATGTCATTCATATTAATTTAAAAGCAGTCATCAATAGTCGACCGAATTCAAAACTATTTTTGATTGGCCTACTCATCTTAGCATTTTCAGTTTCTTTTGATATTCTAAAACATAGTTTAAACAGTCGAGGGATTGGTCTCACTCCTTATGCTTTATTGTGTTTTATCTTTATCCAATCACTTATCCTCTCGAGTAGGATTGCAAATGCATTTGTACGTGCAGAAGAATTGGCAGAAAGTTTAAAAATCAGCAACGAGTCTTTGTTAGCTGTAACAGAGAATCTGGAACAAATTGTTTCTGAACGAACCTACCAATTGAATTTTTCATTGAATCGGATCAAAAAAGATCTACTACTTGCAAAAAAAATCCAACAGAAGATTCTTCCTTCCGATGGAATCAAGTTTGATCCTTTAAAAATCCATCTCTACTTCCAACCGCAAGACGAAGTGGGTGGAGATTTTTATGATATCTTTGAATTGGATAATGGTACCGTTCGTTTTTTTGTAGCAGATGCAACTGGTCATGGAATCCAGGCGGCCCTTTACACAATGGCCATCAAATCGGAATATGAAGCCATCAAAAGATTCATCACCAAAACCGATGATCTAATGAACCATCTCAACCAAAAGATCCAAAATAAATTCTCAGGTCTGAAGATCGTGTTCTCTGGATTTTTATTGGACATTGATACCAAAACGAAAACGGTATATTATTCTTCAGCAGGTCACCCAAATCAAATTTTCCAATCTGTTGGAAACCAAATCATTCTAAACAGAACTGGGAATATCATTGGATTAAAGAAAGACCAACCTTACACCCAAAAACAATTCCAAATTTTGGAAGGGGACCGTATTTTACTTTTTACTGATGGGATGTTGGAACAAAAAAATGAGGCCAGAGAAGAGTTTGGAATGGATCGAATCCAAAAGATTCTTTCTGATTTTCAAAACAAAGAATCAGAAAGAGTTCTCGCGGAACTAGTCATCCAATTGTTCTTATTCCAAGGTAAGAAAGAACAAGAAGATGACCAGACAATGGTACTCATTGAATGGGAAAAAAATGAAACGAATCAAAACTCAAATTAA